A single genomic interval of Paracoccus contaminans harbors:
- a CDS encoding tellurite resistance TerB family protein — MKSLARVAAGVVLAKGVGSMMRQQQQGQARSGASRHTGGGIFGDLLNGGVAGTRGAAAAGSGGIGDILGQVLGGQTPGAGRGRPYGGPNAAGAAGGLGGILDQLTRQSAQRSGTVSASAGAMGGGLGGILGGLLGGAAGGMAAGSASAGGLGGLLGGLLEGPAQRGAQRSNDASFGEVFNDALTRQDEPEVAPTAEQNAVAGLMLRAMIQAAKADGKIDEAEKSRLLGQIGDLDDEDRAFIREQMAAPVDAQALAREVPKGLEAQVYMMSLMAIDFDNRAEAEYLNSLAQALGVDQQTANAIHEQVGVQNLYA, encoded by the coding sequence ATGAAATCCCTTGCCCGCGTTGCCGCTGGTGTCGTGCTGGCCAAGGGCGTCGGTTCGATGATGCGCCAGCAACAGCAGGGCCAGGCCCGTTCGGGTGCATCGCGCCATACCGGCGGCGGGATCTTCGGCGATCTGCTGAATGGCGGGGTTGCGGGCACCCGCGGGGCCGCGGCGGCAGGGTCCGGCGGGATCGGCGACATCCTGGGACAGGTCCTGGGCGGCCAGACGCCGGGCGCGGGGCGCGGCCGGCCCTATGGTGGGCCCAATGCGGCAGGCGCAGCGGGCGGGCTGGGCGGCATCCTCGACCAGCTGACCCGCCAGTCGGCGCAGCGCAGCGGGACGGTATCGGCCTCTGCTGGCGCGATGGGCGGCGGGCTGGGCGGCATCCTGGGCGGCCTGCTTGGGGGCGCGGCAGGCGGTATGGCGGCCGGATCGGCCAGCGCGGGCGGACTGGGCGGGCTGCTGGGCGGGCTGCTGGAGGGCCCGGCGCAACGCGGCGCGCAGCGTAGCAATGACGCCAGCTTTGGCGAGGTTTTCAACGACGCGCTGACCCGCCAGGACGAGCCCGAGGTCGCCCCCACGGCCGAACAGAATGCCGTTGCCGGGCTGATGCTGCGGGCGATGATCCAGGCCGCCAAGGCCGACGGCAAGATCGACGAGGCCGAAAAGAGCCGCCTGCTGGGGCAGATCGGCGATCTTGACGACGAGGATCGTGCCTTTATCCGCGAACAGATGGCTGCGCCCGTGGATGCGCAGGCGCTTGCGCGCGAAGTGCCCAAGGGGCTTGAGGCGCAGGTCTACATGATGTCGCTGATGGCGATCGATTTCGACAACCGGGCCGAGGCGGAATATCTGAACAGCCTTGCGCAGGCCCTTGGCGTCGACCAGCAGACGGCCAACGCGATTCACGAGCAGGTCGGCGTGCAGAACCTCTACGCCTGA
- the tuf gene encoding elongation factor Tu, with the protein MAKAKFERTKPHVNIGTIGHVDHGKTTLTAAITKYFGEFKAYDQIDGAPEERARGITISTAHVEYESDARHYAHVDCPGHADYVKNMITGAAQMDGAILVVNAADGPMPQTREHILLGRQVGIPYMVVYLNKVDQVDDEELLELVEMEVRELLSSYDYPGDDIPIVKGSALAAMEGRDKEIGEDSIRALIKAVDEYIPTPERAVDQPFLMPIEDVFSISGRGTVVTGRVERGAVNVGDELEIVGIRDTRKTTCTGVEMFRKLLDRGEAGDNIGALLRGIDREGVERGQVLCKPGSVKPHTTFEAEAYILTKEEGGRHTPFFANYRPQFYFRTTDVTGTVKLPEGTEMVMPGDNLKFEVELIAPIAMEEKLRFAIREGGRTVGAGVVSKILK; encoded by the coding sequence ATGGCAAAGGCAAAATTCGAACGGACGAAACCGCACGTCAACATCGGGACGATCGGTCACGTTGACCACGGCAAGACGACGCTGACGGCTGCGATCACGAAATACTTCGGCGAATTCAAGGCCTACGACCAGATCGACGGCGCGCCGGAAGAGCGTGCGCGCGGGATCACGATCTCGACCGCGCATGTGGAATACGAATCGGACGCGCGCCACTACGCGCATGTGGACTGCCCCGGCCACGCCGACTATGTGAAGAACATGATCACTGGCGCCGCGCAGATGGACGGCGCGATCCTGGTCGTGAACGCCGCTGACGGCCCGATGCCGCAGACGCGCGAGCACATCCTGCTCGGCCGTCAGGTCGGCATCCCCTACATGGTCGTCTACCTCAACAAGGTCGACCAGGTGGACGACGAGGAGCTGCTGGAACTGGTCGAGATGGAGGTGCGCGAGCTGCTGTCCTCCTACGACTATCCCGGTGACGACATCCCGATCGTCAAGGGCTCGGCCCTGGCGGCGATGGAAGGCCGCGACAAGGAGATCGGCGAGGACTCGATCCGCGCGCTGATCAAGGCCGTCGACGAGTATATCCCGACGCCCGAGCGCGCCGTGGACCAGCCCTTCCTGATGCCGATCGAGGACGTGTTCTCGATCTCGGGCCGCGGCACCGTGGTGACCGGCCGTGTGGAACGTGGCGCGGTGAACGTCGGCGACGAACTGGAAATCGTCGGCATCCGCGACACCCGCAAGACGACCTGCACGGGCGTCGAGATGTTCCGCAAGCTGCTGGATCGGGGCGAGGCGGGCGACAACATCGGCGCGCTGCTGCGCGGCATCGACCGTGAGGGGGTGGAGCGCGGGCAGGTGCTGTGCAAGCCCGGCTCGGTCAAGCCGCACACGACCTTCGAGGCCGAGGCCTACATCCTGACCAAGGAAGAGGGCGGCCGCCACACGCCGTTCTTCGCGAACTACCGCCCGCAGTTCTACTTCCGCACGACGGACGTGACCGGGACGGTGAAGCTGCCCGAGGGCACCGAGATGGTGATGCCGGGCGACAACCTGAAGTTCGAGGTCGAGCTGATCGCCCCGATCGCGATGGAAGAAAAGCTGCGCTTCGCCATCCGCGAAGGCGGCCGCACGGTCGGCGCAGGGGTTGTGTCCAAGATCCTGAAGTGA